The stretch of DNA ATCCCCGAAGGCACCCAGACCGGCAAGCAGTTCCGTGTGCGCGGCAAGGGCGTGGCACCAGTGCGTGGCGGTGGTGCGGGCGATCTGATGTGCCGCGTAGCGGTGGAAACGCCAGTCAATCTGAATCGTCGTCAGCGCGAACTGCTCGAAGAGTTCCGCAGCTCGCTGGCGGACGACAACAGCCACTCGCCGAAAACCACCGGTTGGTTCGATGGTGTGAAGCGCTTCTTCGGCGATCTGTAAGGAGTCGGCATGCGACGTATAGCTGTGATGGGCGCCGCCGGGCGCATGGGCAAGATCCTGGTCGAGGCCGTGCAGCAGCGCGCGCCGCTGACCGGCCTGACCGCGGCGATCGTTCGTCCCGGCAGTACGCTGATCGGGGTGGATGCCGGTGAGCTGGCTTCGCTGGGTCGCATCGGTGTGCCGTTGTCCGGCAATCTTGAGTCGGTGGCTGAAGAGTTCGATGTGCTGATCGATTTCACCTTGCCGGAAGTGATGCTGAAAAACCTCGCGTTCTGTCGCAAGGCCGGCAAGGCCATGGTCATCGGCACCACTGGGCTCGACGCTGCGCAGAAGCAACTGCTGGCCGAGGCGGGCAAGGATATTCCGATCGTCTTCGCGGCCAACTTCAGTGTCGGGGTCAACCTGTCGCTGAAGCTGCTCGAAATGACCGCCCGGGTGCTGGGCGATGATGCCGACATCGAAATCATCGAAGCGCATCACCGGCACAAGATTGACGCGCCTTCGGGCACGGCGCTGCGCATGGGTGAAGTGATCGCCGAGGCGCTGGATCGTGATCTGCAGAAGGTTGCGGTCTATGGCCGTGAAGGCCACACCGGTGCGCGCGAACGGGAAACCATCGGTTTCGCCACCGTTCGCGGTGGTGATGTGGTCGGCGATCACACCGTGCTGTTCGCCTGTGAGGGCGAGCGCCTGGAGATCACGCACAAGGCTTCCAGTCGCATGACTTTTGCCAAAGGCGCGGTGCGTGCGGCGTTGTGGCTGGATGCTCGCGAGCCGGGTCTGTATGACATGCAGGACGTGCTTGATCTGCATTAATTGACTGCTTTACCCAGCGCAAACGCCCGGTTTGCGCTGGTTTTTCTGCACCGCGTGACGCCCTGTCGCATTCTCCGGCCTTTTAGGCTCTTTAGCGGTGGACCAAAAAAGCCTTTTTCTGTAAGCTACAGCTTTAGTGTGTCCACTAAAAGCGCGCAGAATAATTCAGTGAAGAAGCGGGGTGACGTGTCCATACGTCACTCCGCTTTTTTACAACCTGCGATTGCCCTTTCATGCGTTATTTACGGGAGGTCTTCTTGACTAAGCCAGCCATACTCGCCCTTGCTGATGGCAGCATTTTTCGCGGCGAAGCCATTGGAGCCGACGGTCAGACCGTTGGTGAGGTGGTGTTCAACACCGCAATGACCGGCTATCAGGAAATCCTTACCGATCCTTCCTACGCCCAACAGATCGTTACCCTGACTTACCCGCACATCGGCAACACCGGCACCACGCCGGAAGATGCCGAGTCCGACCGCGTATGGTCCGCTGGCCTGGTTATCCGTGACCTGCCGCTGGTAGCGAGCAACTGGCGTAACACGATGTCCCTGTCCGACTACCTGAAAGCCAACAGCGTTGTGGCAATCGCCGGTATCGACACCCGTCGCCTGACCCGCATCCTGCGTGAAAAAGGCGCACAGAACGGCTGCATCATGGCCGGCGACAACATTTCCGAAGAAGCGGCAATTGCCGCCGCGCAAGGCTTCCCTGGCCTGAAGGGCATGGATCTGGCGAAAGTCGTCAGCACCAAGGAAAAGTACGAATGGCGCTCCACTGTCTGGGATTTGAAGACTGACAGCCACGCGACCATCGAAGCGTCCGAGCTGCCATATCACGTGGTTGCCTACGACTACGGCGTCAAGCTGAACATCCTGCGCATGCTGGTCGAGCGCGGCTGCCGCGTGACCGTGGTGCCGGCGCAAACCCCGGCTGCCGACGTGCTGGCACTCAAGCCGGACGGCGTGTTCCTGTCCAACGGCCCTGGTGATCCGGAGCCATGCGACTACGCAATCAAGGCGATCAAGGAAGTGCTGGAGACCGAAATTCCGGTGTTCGGCATCTGCCTCGGTCACCAGCTGCTGGCTCTGGCCTCCGGCGCCAAGACCCTGAAAATGGGCCATGGCCACCACGGTGCCAACCACCCGGTGCAGGATCTGGACACTGGCGTCGTGATGATCACCAGCCAGAACCACGGTTTCGCGGTTGACGAAGCGACCCTGCCGGCCAACGTGCGTGCGATCCACAAATCGCTGTTCGACGGCACCCTGCAAGGCATCGAGCGCACCGACAAGAGCGCGTTCAGCTTCCAGGGTCACCCTGAGGCGAGCCCGGGCCCGAACGATGTCGCGCCACTGTTCGACCGCTTCATCAACGAGATGGCCAAGCGACGCTAAGCGTTCGCCTTGAGACTGTAGAGAGAAGCCCCTCGAGGGCGGCCCCGGCACCGGCGGCCCCTTCGGGACTTCAGAAATCGATCAAGACGGCTTGCCGACTGACCTGCGGATTTGAGTGACAAACCCATGCCAAAACGTACAGACATTAAAAGCATCCTGATTCTCGGCGCTGGCCCGATCGTTATCGGCCAGGCCTGCGAATTCGACTACTCCGGCGCCCAGGCCTGCAAAGCCCTGCGCGAAGAGGGTTACCGCGTCATCCTGGTGAACTCCAACCCGGCCACCATCATGACCGACCCGGACATGGCTGACGCCACGTACATCGAGCCGATCAAGTGGCAGACCGTGGCCAAGATCATCGAGAAAGAGCGTCCGGATGCGGTGCTGCCAACCATGGGCGGCCAGACCGCTCTGAACTGCGCCCTGGACCTGGAGCGCGAAGGCGTTCTGGAAAAGTTCGGCGTGGAAATGATCGGCGCCAATGCCGACACCATCGACAAGGCTGAAGACCGCTCGCGTTTCGACAAGGCGATGAAGTCCATCGGCCTGGCGTGCCCGCGTTCCGGTATCGCCCACAGCATGGAAGAAGCCAACGCGGTTCTCGAAACCCTGGGCTTCCCGTGCATCATTCGTCCGTCCTTCACCATGGGCGGCACCGGTGGCGGTATCGCGTACAACCGTGAAGAGTTCGAAGAAATCTGCGCCCGTGGTCTGGATCTGTCGCCGACCAAAGAGCTGCTGATCGACGAATCGCTGATCGGCTGGAAAGAATATGAAATGGAAGTTGTCCGCGATAAAAAGGACAACTGCATCATCGTCTGCTCGATTGAAAACTTCGACCCGATGGGCGTGCACACCGGTGACTCGAT from Pseudomonas sp. P8_229 encodes:
- the dapB gene encoding 4-hydroxy-tetrahydrodipicolinate reductase → MRRIAVMGAAGRMGKILVEAVQQRAPLTGLTAAIVRPGSTLIGVDAGELASLGRIGVPLSGNLESVAEEFDVLIDFTLPEVMLKNLAFCRKAGKAMVIGTTGLDAAQKQLLAEAGKDIPIVFAANFSVGVNLSLKLLEMTARVLGDDADIEIIEAHHRHKIDAPSGTALRMGEVIAEALDRDLQKVAVYGREGHTGARERETIGFATVRGGDVVGDHTVLFACEGERLEITHKASSRMTFAKGAVRAALWLDAREPGLYDMQDVLDLH
- the carA gene encoding glutamine-hydrolyzing carbamoyl-phosphate synthase small subunit; amino-acid sequence: MTKPAILALADGSIFRGEAIGADGQTVGEVVFNTAMTGYQEILTDPSYAQQIVTLTYPHIGNTGTTPEDAESDRVWSAGLVIRDLPLVASNWRNTMSLSDYLKANSVVAIAGIDTRRLTRILREKGAQNGCIMAGDNISEEAAIAAAQGFPGLKGMDLAKVVSTKEKYEWRSTVWDLKTDSHATIEASELPYHVVAYDYGVKLNILRMLVERGCRVTVVPAQTPAADVLALKPDGVFLSNGPGDPEPCDYAIKAIKEVLETEIPVFGICLGHQLLALASGAKTLKMGHGHHGANHPVQDLDTGVVMITSQNHGFAVDEATLPANVRAIHKSLFDGTLQGIERTDKSAFSFQGHPEASPGPNDVAPLFDRFINEMAKRR